Sequence from the Nerophis ophidion isolate RoL-2023_Sa linkage group LG10, RoL_Noph_v1.0, whole genome shotgun sequence genome:
TTTTGAATCTACCAAAACTTAATTGTAATATTAAAAGGACAAATAGCCtcactgtgtgtttgtatgtgcagTTGGAGTTGtaccaaaaaaacaacattgctcTGCTCCACTTCAAAAGTCCACAGCACCTGAATGATCTCCTCCAAGAGTCTAGAAATGAATTGACGCTGGATGGGAAGGAGTTGGCCATAAGTCCTGTCTACTTGTTCTGGGACGTAAGTGTCATCATAAAGGTTGTAGACCATTACAAACTACACCTGCACTAAATGACAGGTTGTTAGAATAATACCCGTCTGACAGTGTTAAACATTTTGTCAGTTTTCTCAGATCCCTAAAAGAGAAAAGCCCAAAGATATTCTCACTGCCAATCGCTTCGAGGACAATGCCGCACTCCGCCATTCACTGCGGTCCGTGGAGAAATATGCCCCATGGGTACGACATATCTTCATTGTCACAAACGGGCAGATTCCTTTCTGGCTGAACCTGGAGAACCCCCAAGTTTCAGTTGTCACACATAAGGTAAAATCAAAGCCTCTTCTACTCAAACCCTCATTGCTCAAGGCAAAAACTCTTATTTATTAAATCTGGATTGTGTTGGTCTCAATTTTAggtatttaatatacatgtatgtaaagtTAGATTTCTGTTCTTTTAcaattcaggggtgtccaaactttttccactgagggccacacatggaaaaatCAACCCATTTGgtggccgttttgatatttttcattttcaaaccataacaaaatatatggattctttttttttttttacctgtaggactcccagggaccatagagggtctccgtcattaacatgttaaaaataagtcaaattattatttaaatttttatgtaACGcatacagtaaatctctatataaaCTGCAGGtttatataaagtaaaaaaaaaaaagttttatgccttttcagtcaaagacaactttgttttttatagtaaaactgaaatatgcagtatttcccccattgcccaaaacgttcagaaagcaatgtttgatctgaagtaatttCAGCCCTAAAGAGAtcaataatgtattattatttctgagtcatcacagtgaaaaaataaataaaatcccactagaaaatggatggatggataaatatctttaagatccaaaaggtcccccactcataaagtgatgcatttttattatttgttttactttcaacacttaagttatgagatcaacttcagatatatctgtggattttacgtttgaactattattttgttggtttttttgctcttttgtcaaagaaaacactgtttttatatggcaaccacatatatgcacataatattttccacataaaacattataaagtgaaatatttgaagtaattggagccttaaataggtcaataattcattataaaaaaaaaaactttttttttttttagcattggcaataagagcaaaataaagaaacaaacaaaaagcctgcatggcagctttgtgtcaacattgcaacttttcccctttagatttcacctcattctactatttttagtgtttttatttttatttttgcaatagcatttccagaatgtgtggcaggccactaaacaattagctgcgggccgcaaatggcccacaggcagcactttggacacccctgttttacatGAACAAACACCTGTGCGAAGTAATTCAAATCAGATAATTAATCTTAAAAACATGCATCTCTTCTGAAATATAGGAAATCTTCTTGAACCACAGCCACCTACCCACTTTTAGCTCGCCAGCGATAGAGAGCAACCTCCACCGCATTCCAGGACTTGCTCAGAAGTTCATTTACCTCAACGATGACGTGATGTTTGGCAAAGACGTATGGTTGGACGACTTCTACACCCCTACGAATGGGCAGAAAGTAATCAGAAGAGACACAATAGTCCAACTATTGCATTAAAAGTACATATAGGAAATATATCTTGTGACTAGAAATGCTTTTATTGAGTATATTTTGTCTCCTCTACCGCGGTTTGAACTTTGTCGCACTTTGAGATCTTGTTTGATGAAAAGTGCATTAGAGATGTgattgattattgttattattattattattattattattatcattatttgtaGTTTGTGCATGCACATAATACTTATTAATGCAGTGTCTGGATGTATTTATTAAGTCAATATATTCTTGGTTGCCAAAAAGGGATTCAAAGTATTTTCTTTTGATATTGACAAATCTGTGCATAATTTACGAGACTACCCACATGagatcggggcggtatagctcggttggtagagcggccgtgccagtaacttgagggttccaggttcgatccccgcttccaccatcctagtcactgccgttgtgcccttgggcaagacactttacccacactggtttaagtgtaacttagatattgggtttcgctatgtaaaagcgctttgagtcactagagaaaagcgccatataaacataattcacttcacagatgtgtcaatatcaaaacaTTACTTTCAATCACTTTGGCAACCATAAATTGTCGTTTGGGGTAgatttcagctttttttttttttttttttaataactcaaCATGTAAGAAGTACAGTATGCACTTTATTATCATATATGTAACCCTGTTAAGGGTAATAATGTATGTGTGAGCACACCATCACAACTGTTTACTTCTCTGCAGGTCTATCTCACCTGGCCTTTCCCTCCTTGCTCCAGGGGCTGTTCAGGAGGCTTTATAGAAAATGGAGTGTGTAATCAGCAATGCAACAATGTTGCCTGTGATTGGGATGGAGGAGACTGCAAGGGTAGAGCGATTAACAATGACTGCACAGCTCTTTTGCCTCACTCAAGATTGAATTATGTTTAATTGCTTTTATTCATGTCCGGTGTAGCAGGGAAAGGCAGATCTCGACGCAGTGCTGGAATTTGGGGCACCAGTAACGGTGGTGAGCTTCCCCAAGCTCGCACGTCCCAGGTTGCCACCCCAAATAAAACGCTGACACCAGAACCACTATTGATCTTTTTGAATGAGGACAAAAGTGGTTCCCAAGTGCAAGTGTCAAGTACGACTGCAACTCCGGTGAGGAGGAATCTCCAAGCGTTTGACTCTTATAACAAAGGCTTCTTACCCTGGGAGAAAATCAAGTACTTCAAATACCTTCCCAAGGTAAGTATCTCCCACATCTTTAGCATTTTACTTTGCATTATTTAAGCACATAGGGCTTTGTGTGACCAGGAAGATGAGCGTCAACCGAGAATGCAAATGTATGAGACCAATGGTGCCGCCATTGCCCGAAAGCTGCAGAACAGTTTTGCAGACTCACTGCGCTACGTGGACAGATTGTACAACCGCAAATTTGGCATCATGTCTCGGCAAACTATCGCACATACGCCCCACATGATTGACAAGTTTGTCATGCAAGAACTGCAGGACACGTGAGAATAGTTACAATGTCAGGACTTGAAAGGGTTGATGCTCAGGCTgaattgtttttctttctttttttttttaagattcccaaaagaatttgaaaagacCTCAAGTCACCATTTGCGTGATTCAGATGACATGCAGTTTGCCTTTTCCTACTTTTACTATCTGATGAGCGTCAAGCAGCAGGTTAACATTTCAGAGGTGTTTGACACAGCTGACAAAGATCACTCTGGCCTTCTTTCTAAAAGTGAGATTGAAGGCTTTGCCAGGAGAATCTTCAAGGAGCCACTGAACCCTACGGTTGGTCCAGTTATGAGAAAACTTTGACCAGGAATGGTTGAGATTGTTTCTGACATCCATTGACTTCTCTGGTTTCTTCTAGGACTTGACAGGTTTAAGTAATGAACTGATCACCTGCTCAAAAACACCTCAAAATGAAGTCATGCAGATCCGTCAAGGGAAATCTAGTCAGGAGGTCTACAGTGACCAAAACATGGTTAGCACTGATTACCTttgtccaaacaaaacaaaaagcgtAATTGTGTCGGTTTGTTTTTTGCTTTTTAGTTGTAGATATTAACAGTACTATGGGTTCTTTATCAACAGCCCCAGATAACAAAAGATCTCGTCCTGCACTGCAAGCCTGTCACAGATCGTATTCGTAAAGCCTTCGCAGGCCAGAAGAAATACAAGTGAGAGCTTCACTGACAACAAGATAGAGAAACATTTATACGCTGTCGCTTATCAGTCAACTATCACACAGGTATCAGAtcatggaggaggaggagataCATTTCAAGTTAATCAAGAACGACAAGGACATGAACATTCTTCATTTTAAAGATGTTCGGAACAAACCCAAGTGAAAATAACCCTCCAAACcatcaaaaaacatttaaattcatGGCATTTACAAGTTGTATTACTTCTGTGCTTGGTCCAACAGAAAGTTCATCTGCTTGAATGATGACATTGACCGCAACAAAAGCGGCGCCAAGGAAGCGAATGTGATGCTGGCAGAGTTCTACAAAGCCATGTTCTCACGTCCATCTCAGTTTGAACTACCTCTCAACAAGACCAACAGGTTCCTGCACATGGATGAGCTCCAGAAATGGTAGGCACCACGATGAAGGCATCAGTTCTGTTAGTGAAGCAAAGCCTAACAGAACTGCTATCGTGGTTGTAGCATTTTTAATCAAGTCgttatatcatacttgccaaccctcccggattttcagggagactcccgaaattcagcgcctctctcgaaaacctgccgggacaaattttctcccgaaaatatcccgaaattcaagcggagctggaggccacacccccttcagctccatgcagacagacctgactcaatgttgtgaccctcttaaacaggacaatactgccatctactgtacatagaatagaatgtaaacatattctacatttaagtgcagtcaaggaacatgcattagggagtctgttctgaagcccgcagtaaagagacgtaacttcatcacgtcgcctggttattgactccaacccaatatattacaccgtcgacgagcaaaatgaagaaatacgcttgcaagttccagaacgattggaaacaatcatttcagtttatccaggagagttcaaaggggaAGGGATATGTTGCCTGTAATTTTtttagaacagacttctccattgaacaccgCGGCCGAACagatattcagccatgaacggtcagcgaagcacaaagcgtccgcagcgcagcatcgttcacaacccagtgttatggcccacctcgcaaaatggagacctgatggtgtatcttatgctgagacaaagatggctatgctgatagctggaagcaacatccagttctcatttgcggatgtctacaacaaatctgtgaaggatcttcccggattcggagatcgctcgccaatacgcaaatggcagaacaaaggttattcaaatagtgaaaggtaagtgttgttgttgttttttagtaaccagcaagcacagtatagttagtagaactgtgttttgattactgtgtatttgataggtgccgtcggaaattcaactatttattttatttatatatataataaaataaatatatatagctagaattcactgaaagtcaagcatttcatacatatacatctatatatatatatatatgaattactcgagttggtgaattatacgccacccaaccacgcctccgccccaccccagaccacgcccccccactcaccaccccccacctcccgaaatcggaggtctcaaggttggcaagtatgcgttatATTGACAGTCTTACATTACAGTTGGGTTCCCCAAAAAGTATTTTGGAAATGTGTAATCCTGCTAAGgcaaaaacataaacacaaaacaataacACTTCTTATTTCGTAACAAAACACATTTCCCAGGGAAGTTTACCAGGAGAAGCTAAGGTTCTACAGATACTGTGCCGTTGTGGTTCTCATCATCTTTGGTCTCAAGATCATCTTCAAACTGGTCAGAGTTCATACTAAAGAATATTCACACATTTAAATACAACCCTCACACTTGTCTATTTTTCCTGCAGATGACTCGACTGAAACAAATGCGGCTGCACAGGCGTAAAGAGCTCAAGTACAAGACATTTCAGCAAAAGGCAAACGTCTAACTCCAGTTGAGTTCGAGGGAGGATCCAGATCCAGGGGATCCAGAGTGTCTGCTTGTCTTCCGTGAAATCCAATATGTTTAAGCGGTGAAGGACTAAGTGGAAAAAGGGCCTATTAGCAGTCACTTAATGATCAACTGAAACAAGCTTATGCTTATACCCAAGGTTGAAGTTTCATTGTTATCTTGTTTGAATGTTTCAAGATCACCTTAGTACCAAACttgtttggataaaaaaaaaaaaaaaaaaccttgtgatTGTTATGTTATATCTTATATTTACCCAATTGAATAATTCTTAATTGAGTTCTGTATTTAGCTTGACTAGGTTTAATATGAGTACTTATTAAAAAGGTGTGACGATTAATCAATATATCCACATATCGATTTATTTTCCTTAGAATAAACTACATCGAGTTGTGCTCGGCAAGTTTGCCTTCCAGAAGATAGGTATTGATTCAAAATCGTTGTAAAAGGTTATCGATTGATTCTATTGATAGTATAGCATTTAAAACATTGAGcgtaaagaggaactgcactttttggggaattttgcctatcattcacaatccttatgtaagacaagaacatgtttttatttttttatgcattctaaatagtaagaaaatgcaatcaaaagtcctcttaaaatgaagaaaaataaaagttGCTCTTTTCTGCCTACAACCCCCTTAAAAACACCCAACACCTCCATTATTAcggttttatatacatacacactgtaagtatatatgtaatgtagtaacgggcacatttagaataacatttcatatttacgtgttttactcattttaaaaCATATGCggggcattaatttaaaaaaatgcatcatgACTTTGCTTTTTCTTTCGACaatatcactgattattactcactacaGGCTTCATGAGAGTCAACTATCATAATAAATCACTTACAATATCTGCTGTCATTGGGATGCCGACagatagaatcttgttatattcctgtttagatgatGAATAATTCATAATCCTCGTGTCTTTCTCGCTATTTCCGGGTTTAAACTGGCAAGCTTAGTTTGCCAACTTGTCAGAATATGTCTTCATCCTTTTTCTATCCAAGCAAGAGGCCTGATTCATGAGGTAAAATAAACTTTCACCAGCACTGAGGCGAGGAAGCAGATCACCAGCTGATGATGTCAACATAGTCACACAGACTAGTGatcactataaatagtttgtctgcgttagcacttataacaacaatattacTACACTAATACTTGAGtaatatttaagtcacaaaatgtcaatggaatattgttggcggtttctgGATGGTTGTATTGGACCATACGTCCTGGCAAGAAAtcagcgttcaaaggactccagcttattagtgattcccagagcccaaaaaaagtctgcaggctatagaacgttttccgttcgagctccagtactctggaatgcccttccggtaacagttcgagatgccacctcagtagaagcatttaagtctcaccttaaaactcctttttttttttttctttgtcatgaaaaagggacgtttttgtcatgaaaaagggagatttttgtggttggtgcactaaatgtaagtgtatattgtgttttttatgttgatttaataatcaaaaaaaatatatttttattttttattgttatatattttttttaaatgaataaaacattcttctgcggctcggtaccaatcgggccgcggaatagaggacctccactgcaaaaaatgaaatctaagtaagatgaaatatctcaaataaaatTCTGTCTGATAAGAAAATTCTTATCATTAAGCAGATTTTAAGTTAGAGTGCtttacttttttttaagtgttttggtcctaaatgatctcagtaagatattacagcttgttgctgagatgttatgtcCTATATTGTCTAAAACATgattgaaactagaatattaactgttgcaaagctgtgtcatcaacactcaagtataaaactatccatccatccctccattttctaccgcttattcccttttggggtcgctggcgcctatctcagctacaatcgggcagaaggtggggtaaaactacttttttgtaaaaaaaaaaaaaaatcatgactttgacacgatTGTGTCTCCTataaaaacagatgacagccacaTGGGACTTTGctgatttatttttaatgaaacaacacaaaatacgTACTCATTTAGTAGCacagttattagtgagaatatacttattttaaggtattttggggttcactgAAGTTAGCTGATTTGActttttttggaaagtcttgacaagccaaattttcttgttctattggcagataattttgcttagtttaaataaaatacccctcttttttgtattttctttttctttttttttgaacactgactttttgcagtgtcccattggctccattgtaactggacttttatttacgagttaaaatacattgaaaaaaatacattcgTCATCGTGTCTTTCATGATAATGAAAGATAGGTAAAGTTCCAaaaaaaagcgcagttcccctttacACACACAGACTTCCGACAAAGTTTAGCACTTTTAACGATACAGACGTTAAACGTTAAGTCTCTGTCCGCGTGAGTTGTCATCAAAACAAAATGGCGAATAGTTATGGTGGTGAAAAAGGTCATAACAAATGCAAACGCCACTAGACAATATCATACATTACAGCACACCAACTTTCAGCAacagcacgattgcaaaagccacaacaaagacaaacaacacaacacagtgATACAAAGCCACAACTCAACTTTCAGCCACCAAGGACGCGACTGACACAACGGAAATGACAGCGGTGCAAGTTAGGGCGACACAAGGACTTCCGGAACACAACAACAATAAGCTATTTTAAGGACAAGAAAAAGTAATTTCATCAGGAACAAATAAATACCAGAGATGGATCAAGAAGGCTGTGTACAGTTCCTGCTTCCGCACACCTGGCACGCTGTCCTTCATCGACGTATAAAGGGCGAAGAACAAATACTGTATGGCTGGGTAGGGGAACTTTATTTAGCAACTAAATCTACGAttaaaatgttggttattgtagttttattgaaatttgtttgaatgttgaaaatgtgaacAGAAACCTTTTCCTCCAGTTAATTCAGCCTTAAGTGTtgtttgcactttattcaaataaaatgAGAATGAAGTGTTAATTGATTTTTTGTGTTTTAGCTTGTTTGTAGCCTTAATTCTATTACACCCAATTCCCTTACCAGAAAacagtatagagcaggggtcagcaaccttttgaaaccaagagctacttcttggttgctgattaatgcgaagggctaccagtttgatacacacttaaataaattgccagaaatagccaatttgctcaatttacctttaataaataaatctatatatatatataaaaaaaatgggtatttctgtctgtcattccgtcgtacgttttttgttccttttacggaaggtttttgtagagaataaataatgaaaaaaacacttaattgaacggtttaaaagaggagaaaacacgaaaaaaaatgaaaattaaatattaaaacatagtttatcttcaatttccactctttaaaattcaaaattcaaccgaaaaaaaattaagagaaaaactacctaattcgaatctttttgaaaaaatttaaaaaataattaaaggaacatcattagtaatttttcctgattaagattaattttagaattttgatgacatgttttaaaaaaaatagcagtctaagtctagaccctcaggaggcatccagactgagtccaaggaaaaaacctcacatagcatggcacacatttaaACATAGTACGTATATCACACCACattgcaacagagggaagggtgggtttgaggagacaccGCTGCTGctatatagcgctgctcagcatatgtggtcctctccaaggttctcatagtcatcattgtcaccgacgtcccactgggtgtgagttttccttgcccttatgtgggcctaccgaggatgtcgtagtggtttgtgcagccctttgagacactagtgatttagggctatataaatgaacattgattgattgatttaatcatTTTTACAATATTGGGATGGAATTTAAGATATGTTAAGGGCTGAAATTCAAATGAATTGATTTTAGACTTTTTTAGGACTTTATAACCCTGCAGATACCTTGCCAAAcatttgcgttcaaaggactccggctttttagtgattcccaTAGTGATTCCGGCTCCGGTACTCTGAAATACCCTACCAGTAACAGTTACAGATATCACCTCAGTATAAGCATTTAAGCCCcatcttaaaacccatttgtatactctagcctttaaatagaccccttttttagaccagttgatctgctgtctctcttaTCTGGTGACCACGGATCAGCATCCATGGATGACGCGCTTGCTGTTCCAAGTCGGGACCTAGaatggaccactcctctttgcatcagtcggtgacgcCTCTGCGCCCGACATGTCTACATGCAAGATGACCCCCTATgtccccaccatggactggactctcacattaacaGAATCCACTCGACATTCATTGCAGCAGTCAcccaggggggtccccacatctgcggtcccttccaaggtttcccCTTGTCCCCATTGGGTTGagctttttcttgccctgatgtgggatctgagccgaggatgtcgttgcagcttttgcagccctttgagacactggtgattaagggctatatgagtcaactttgattgattgttgttattgttgttaagATGTGAGCAAAATGTAACTTATGCACCTCCCCGCCGCTAATTACCGTTGTGTATGCCACAGTGAACCTTACAAGATCATCCttaaacatctggtcttactcgctagcattaactTGTTGCTCGAGATGGATTTAActaaaaggtgaaatgtaattagaaaaagttgcaatgctgAGTCTGTAACACGAAGTTGCCATGCAGGCTTTCTTTAAagctgccattgctcaaaaaataataattccaaATGAATGTTTTTATGATTGTTTTACCTATTTGAGGCTCCAGTTTaaatcaaatattctacttttaattattattattttagaaaaatattgcatattttgtgtgctaTAAAAACAAGTTTTCTTTGATATTTAGAACagatacaatcaatcaatgtttatttatatagccttaaatcacaaatgtctcaaaggactgcacaaaccactacgactac
This genomic interval carries:
- the LOC133560251 gene encoding N-acetylglucosamine-1-phosphotransferase subunits alpha/beta-like — its product is MAYLTGFLGSFEGSEELRARLPTAIIDKITALELYQKNNIALLHFKSPQHLNDLLQESRNELTLDGKELAISPVYLFWDIPKREKPKDILTANRFEDNAALRHSLRSVEKYAPWVRHIFIVTNGQIPFWLNLENPQVSVVTHKEIFLNHSHLPTFSSPAIESNLHRIPGLAQKFIYLNDDVMFGKDVWLDDFYTPTNGQKVYLTWPFPPCSRGCSGGFIENGVCNQQCNNVACDWDGGDCKGRAINNDSGKGRSRRSAGIWGTSNGGELPQARTSQVATPNKTLTPEPLLIFLNEDKSGSQVQVSSTTATPVRRNLQAFDSYNKGFLPWEKIKYFKYLPKEDERQPRMQMYETNGAAIARKLQNSFADSLRYVDRLYNRKFGIMSRQTIAHTPHMIDKFVMQELQDTFPKEFEKTSSHHLRDSDDMQFAFSYFYYLMSVKQQVNISEVFDTADKDHSGLLSKSEIEGFARRIFKEPLNPTDLTGLSNELITCSKTPQNEVMQIRQGKSSQEVYSDQNMPQITKDLVLHCKPVTDRIRKAFAGQKKYKYQIMEEEEIHFKLIKNDKDMNILHFKDVRNKPKKFICLNDDIDRNKSGAKEANVMLAEFYKAMFSRPSQFELPLNKTNRFLHMDELQKWEVYQEKLRFYRYCAVVVLIIFGLKIIFKLMTRLKQMRLHRRKELKYKTFQQKANV